In Campylobacter mucosalis, a single window of DNA contains:
- a CDS encoding PFL family protein: protein MDIQKVTETIAMIEEQNFDVRTITMGISLLDCIDPDIQKAADKIYNKIIDKARDLVAVGNEISAELGIPIVNKRVCVTPISIIGAATDASDYVILAKALDRAAKKIGIDFIGGFSALVQKGYQKGDEILINSIPEALAQTDFVCASVNVGSTKTGINMTAVRDMGRVIKQTAELSNLGAAKLVVFANAVEDNPFMAGAFHGVGEAEVVINVGVSGPGVVKRALEKVRGESFDVVAEVVKKTAFKITRIGQLVGQMASERLGVKFGIVDLSLAPTPAVGDSVARVLEEMGLEVVGTHGTTAALALLNDAVKKGGVMACNQVGGLSGAFIPVSEDEGMIEAVKNGSLNLEKLEAMTAICSVGLDMIAIPEDTPSETIAAMIADEAAIGVINQKTTAVRIIPKGKQGDMIEFGGLLGRAPVMSVNMASSAKFIARGGQIPAPIHSFKN, encoded by the coding sequence ATGGATATACAAAAAGTAACTGAAACTATTGCTATGATAGAGGAGCAAAATTTTGATGTCCGCACGATAACTATGGGTATATCTTTGCTTGACTGCATAGATCCTGATATACAAAAAGCAGCTGATAAAATTTATAACAAAATCATAGACAAAGCAAGAGATTTAGTCGCTGTGGGTAATGAAATTTCAGCAGAACTTGGCATACCAATAGTAAATAAACGTGTTTGTGTTACGCCCATATCTATTATAGGTGCAGCCACGGATGCTAGTGATTATGTGATACTTGCAAAGGCACTTGATAGGGCGGCAAAAAAAATTGGCATAGATTTTATAGGCGGGTTTTCGGCTCTTGTGCAAAAAGGCTATCAAAAGGGCGATGAAATTTTAATAAACTCTATCCCAGAGGCTCTCGCTCAGACTGATTTTGTGTGTGCTTCAGTAAATGTCGGCTCAACCAAAACAGGCATAAATATGACCGCAGTCCGTGATATGGGAAGGGTTATAAAACAAACTGCAGAGCTTTCAAATTTGGGTGCGGCAAAGCTTGTTGTATTTGCAAATGCGGTTGAAGATAACCCCTTTATGGCAGGAGCTTTTCACGGAGTAGGCGAAGCAGAAGTGGTGATAAATGTCGGTGTTTCAGGGCCTGGAGTTGTAAAACGTGCACTTGAGAAAGTGCGTGGTGAAAGCTTTGATGTCGTTGCAGAAGTTGTAAAAAAGACAGCCTTTAAAATAACTCGCATAGGTCAGCTAGTAGGTCAAATGGCTAGTGAGCGACTGGGCGTGAAATTTGGTATAGTTGATCTATCACTTGCGCCAACTCCTGCTGTTGGCGACTCTGTGGCTCGTGTTCTTGAGGAGATGGGACTTGAGGTTGTGGGCACTCACGGAACAACTGCTGCACTTGCTTTGCTAAATGATGCTGTTAAAAAGGGTGGTGTGATGGCGTGCAATCAGGTTGGCGGATTGAGCGGGGCATTTATACCAGTTTCAGAGGATGAGGGTATGATAGAGGCAGTTAAAAATGGCTCATTAAACCTTGAAAAACTCGAGGCAATGACTGCTATTTGTTCTGTTGGCCTTGATATGATAGCCATACCAGAAGATACGCCAAGCGAAACGATAGCAGCGATGATAGCGGACGAAGCGGCAATAGGCGTTATAAATCAAAAGACAACTGCCGTGCGTATCATACCAAAAGGAAAACAAGGCGATATGATAGAATTTGGTGGACTTTTGGGTAGAGCTCCAGTAATGAGTGTAAATATGGCTTCATCGGCTAAATTTATCGCTCGTGGCGGACAAATTCCGGCGCCGATACATAGCTTTAAAAACTAG